The Tenacibaculum jejuense genome includes a window with the following:
- a CDS encoding DUF4274 domain-containing protein, with amino-acid sequence MIKNNFIEFSFNKNEDIDHEILPDFEKFQTLNSAEQYFLADNYNWDDGIIVLDWIIDSPKCDKGTASLIFWRAEPDFYFNYTAETIDEYEKPVWNLLQKIVEKFKQNKFKNNKLKFDPIKEGYKTDWETKLDIWEIPLELKTATKGKKPFGFGF; translated from the coding sequence TTGATTAAAAATAACTTTATTGAATTTTCATTCAATAAAAACGAAGATATTGATCATGAAATACTTCCTGATTTTGAAAAGTTTCAAACTCTTAATTCAGCAGAACAATATTTTCTTGCAGACAATTACAACTGGGATGATGGAATAATTGTTTTAGATTGGATTATTGATAGTCCTAAATGTGATAAAGGAACAGCTTCTTTAATATTTTGGAGAGCTGAGCCAGACTTTTATTTTAACTATACAGCGGAAACAATTGACGAATATGAAAAACCTGTTTGGAATTTGTTACAAAAGATTGTGGAAAAATTCAAACAAAATAAATTTAAAAATAACAAACTCAAATTTGATCCAATAAAAGAAGGATATAAAACTGACTGGGAAACTAAATTGGATATTTGGGAAATTCCTTTAGAATTGAAAACAGCAACAAAAGGAAAGAAACCATTCGGATTTGGATTTTAA
- a CDS encoding serine hydrolase domain-containing protein, translated as MNQKTFFLLILSVFIVNICSAQSFENKIDSLLSDYNNKPGCAIAIFEKGNIIFKKGYGYANLDHKVKITPNTVFDIASVAKQFTASCIILLEEQKKIKIEDSIRKYLPELPKYKKGEIKIYDLLHHTSGLKDYSYYIAPLGKTDYDIISEEDGFNILTGLRELNFVPRSKYQYSNSNYLALAVIIRRITGMSIGEFANKNIFHPLAMNNSLIYEDRNQVIENRAIGYSSRNKTYIQNHSFNFAMGGDGQLYTSVEDFFKWHENYKKQIIGGKNFTKKMTEKGILKNGDIIDYALGLKIREFRGLNSVSHLGSWAGSLSHYLSFPDEDFAVVILSNNSDFEIVPRPYQIAEIYLEDKMQPVPPSPQKSSSHKKQMNKTEQPKNYSNKELEVFAGEYFNKDLNVTYEIILKDNKLSVFINGLKYTSLKPNIKKNSFSSDFGEFDFNKINGNLGFVYRDLIFKKVR; from the coding sequence ATGAATCAAAAAACGTTTTTCCTATTAATTCTTTCTGTATTTATTGTAAATATTTGTTCAGCCCAAAGTTTTGAAAATAAAATTGACAGTTTATTAAGTGATTACAACAACAAACCAGGTTGTGCCATTGCTATATTCGAAAAAGGAAATATTATTTTCAAAAAAGGCTATGGATATGCTAATCTCGATCATAAAGTCAAAATCACACCAAATACTGTTTTTGACATAGCATCAGTAGCTAAACAATTTACAGCCTCTTGTATAATTTTACTTGAGGAGCAAAAAAAAATAAAAATCGAAGATTCAATTCGTAAATATCTGCCTGAACTACCTAAATATAAAAAAGGAGAGATAAAAATATATGATTTGCTTCACCACACAAGTGGACTTAAAGATTACTCTTATTACATAGCACCGTTAGGAAAAACAGATTACGATATTATTTCTGAAGAAGATGGCTTTAATATCTTAACTGGTTTAAGAGAATTGAATTTTGTCCCAAGATCAAAATATCAATATAGCAATTCAAACTATTTAGCTCTTGCTGTTATTATAAGGCGTATAACAGGTATGAGTATTGGCGAGTTTGCAAACAAAAATATATTTCATCCACTTGCAATGAATAATTCACTTATTTACGAAGACCGAAACCAAGTGATAGAAAACAGAGCCATAGGATATTCTAGTAGAAATAAAACCTACATACAAAACCATAGTTTCAATTTTGCAATGGGTGGAGACGGTCAACTCTACACTTCTGTCGAAGACTTTTTTAAATGGCATGAAAACTATAAAAAACAAATCATTGGCGGGAAAAACTTCACAAAAAAAATGACTGAAAAAGGAATCCTAAAAAATGGAGATATTATAGATTATGCCTTAGGATTAAAAATTAGAGAATTCAGAGGACTAAATTCGGTTTCACATCTTGGTTCATGGGCCGGTTCTTTATCTCATTATTTAAGTTTCCCAGACGAAGATTTCGCTGTAGTAATATTAAGTAATAATTCAGATTTTGAGATTGTACCTCGACCCTACCAAATTGCTGAAATATATCTTGAAGATAAAATGCAACCTGTTCCTCCAAGTCCCCAAAAATCATCAAGTCACAAAAAGCAAATGAATAAGACTGAACAGCCGAAAAATTACTCAAATAAAGAACTAGAAGTATTTGCTGGAGAATATTTCAATAAAGATTTGAATGTTACATATGAAATAATATTAAAGGATAATAAACTTAGTGTCTTCATCAATGGATTAAAATACACATCTTTAAAACCAAACATCAAAAAGAATAGTTTTTCATCAGACTTTGGAGAATTTGACTTTAATAAAATAAACGGTAATTTGGGATTTGTATATAGAGACTTAATCTTTAAAAAAGTTAGATAA
- a CDS encoding DUF6624 domain-containing protein: MKKILGILIMGGSLLGCKEKPSKKEEIKPKVEFNQDLADELKKMAEIDQIAAYIPQGEYKKMSDEEWIFFKDSVFTTHQKRIREIFDKNGFVGFDLAGKEGSDNFWLIVQHSDHNPEFQKEVLKKMKIEVDKGNAQPSSYGLLVDRVKLNTGEKQIYGTQVAYNAKTGQAYPKKLADSSTVNSRRKAIGLEPIEVYLNRMSEMHFEMNKEGYLKIGITEPKLYKTK; the protein is encoded by the coding sequence ATGAAAAAAATATTAGGAATTTTAATTATGGGGGGTTCATTATTGGGATGTAAAGAAAAACCATCTAAAAAAGAGGAAATTAAACCGAAAGTTGAGTTTAATCAAGATTTAGCTGATGAACTCAAAAAAATGGCTGAAATTGATCAAATTGCAGCGTATATACCACAAGGTGAATATAAAAAAATGTCTGATGAGGAATGGATTTTTTTTAAAGACAGTGTTTTCACAACTCACCAAAAGCGTATTAGAGAAATTTTTGATAAAAATGGATTTGTCGGATTTGATTTAGCTGGTAAAGAAGGATCTGATAATTTTTGGTTAATCGTACAACATTCTGATCATAATCCAGAGTTTCAAAAAGAAGTTCTTAAAAAAATGAAAATTGAAGTCGATAAAGGAAATGCCCAACCAAGTAGTTACGGTCTTTTAGTAGACAGAGTAAAATTAAATACTGGAGAGAAACAAATTTATGGAACTCAAGTAGCATACAACGCAAAAACTGGTCAAGCATACCCAAAAAAATTAGCGGATAGCTCTACAGTAAATAGCAGACGAAAAGCTATTGGACTTGAACCAATTGAAGTATATCTAAATAGAATGTCTGAAATGCATTTCGAAATGAATAAGGAAGGATATTTAAAAATCGGGATAACTGAACCCAAACTATATAAAACTAAATAA
- a CDS encoding HTH-like domain-containing protein, whose protein sequence is MTLNELGTKLNEMYNNAPKGDSVTMIHLFGIKYATEIKESEYSKKDIIEQSGISASYLTELTKGVKLAEYVISKN, encoded by the coding sequence ATGACCTTAAACGAACTTGGAACAAAACTCAATGAAATGTATAATAATGCACCGAAAGGAGACTCTGTTACTATGATACACTTATTCGGAATTAAATACGCGACCGAAATAAAAGAAAGTGAATATTCGAAAAAGGACATAATTGAACAATCGGGAATTTCTGCATCTTATTTGACAGAATTGACCAAAGGTGTAAAATTAGCTGAATATGTAATTTCTAAAAACTAA
- a CDS encoding suppressor of fused domain protein, with translation MNKNVPNSVEIVDNHLDQFFNENADIKVFDEIESEIIHRDIYFIKATEDRPYHILLSCGMSALPMKVPEDIESSEFAEVMILLPKEWSLEYESFSDERNYWPIRIMKELMMLPHPNKTWLGFGHTLGHEDDEELADGIGFNSVMLAHSMELPDEFTQIESENNKSIDIYTIIPLYKEELEFKKKNSAIDLLQRFDKFGIEEIVKVGRKNVCE, from the coding sequence ATGAATAAAAACGTCCCAAACAGTGTTGAAATAGTTGACAATCATTTAGACCAATTTTTTAACGAAAACGCTGACATAAAAGTATTTGACGAAATAGAATCTGAAATAATTCACAGAGATATTTACTTTATAAAAGCTACTGAAGATAGACCTTATCATATTTTATTGAGTTGCGGAATGAGTGCTTTACCAATGAAAGTACCTGAAGATATTGAATCATCTGAATTTGCAGAAGTAATGATATTGTTGCCAAAAGAGTGGAGTTTGGAATATGAATCTTTCAGTGATGAGCGGAATTATTGGCCAATTAGAATTATGAAAGAATTAATGATGCTTCCACACCCAAATAAAACTTGGTTAGGATTTGGACACACTCTAGGACACGAAGATGACGAAGAACTTGCTGATGGAATTGGTTTTAATTCTGTAATGTTGGCTCATTCAATGGAGTTACCTGACGAGTTTACTCAAATCGAATCGGAGAATAATAAATCAATTGATATTTATACTATTATTCCGCTTTATAAAGAAGAATTAGAATTTAAAAAGAAAAATAGTGCAATAGACTTACTTCAGAGATTTGACAAATTTGGAATTGAGGAAATTGTAAAAGTTGGAAGAAAAAATGTATGTGAATAA
- a CDS encoding toxin-antitoxin system YwqK family antitoxin, translating to MKKQLSLFFTILVSNLIYSQTEYVEKYENGQIKIQGFLIDSVLTGRYTEYYKNEQIKTTGEFKNCEYETNHTKIYIAGCGVGNNSTIRKGKKHGEWKVYSENGILKSKSNYVCGLRQGIFFYYGENGKLSWIDFYHADKEIETQEFFENGLLEKITTYSYEYSVHDKRDLKRTIETEYYKDGSLKIQRVIQELKDDIEKESFKEYYPNGFLKTESEIIDLDKNGIYREFYENGNTKFEGIFKDDKPIGKQYFFNSKGEIIKIETWKDGKIIKTEIKKSSG from the coding sequence ATGAAAAAGCAATTGTCATTATTTTTTACCATTTTAGTTTCAAATCTAATTTACTCACAGACTGAATATGTTGAGAAATATGAAAACGGACAAATAAAAATTCAGGGATTTTTAATCGACAGTGTCTTAACTGGAAGATACACTGAATATTATAAAAATGAGCAAATAAAAACAACTGGAGAATTCAAGAATTGTGAATACGAAACTAATCACACAAAAATCTATATAGCAGGTTGCGGAGTTGGAAATAATTCAACAATCAGAAAAGGAAAAAAACACGGAGAATGGAAAGTTTATTCTGAAAATGGAATATTAAAATCTAAATCAAATTATGTTTGCGGTTTAAGGCAAGGAATTTTTTTCTATTATGGAGAAAATGGAAAACTATCTTGGATTGACTTTTATCACGCAGATAAAGAAATAGAAACTCAAGAATTCTTTGAAAATGGACTTTTAGAAAAAATCACAACTTATTCTTATGAATATTCCGTACACGATAAACGGGATTTGAAAAGAACTATCGAAACGGAATATTATAAAGATGGTTCATTAAAAATTCAAAGAGTTATCCAAGAGTTAAAAGATGATATAGAAAAAGAAAGTTTTAAAGAATATTATCCTAACGGATTTTTGAAAACTGAATCTGAAATTATTGACCTCGATAAAAACGGGATTTATCGTGAGTTTTACGAAAATGGAAACACAAAATTCGAGGGAATTTTCAAAGACGACAAACCTATTGGCAAGCAATATTTCTTTAATTCTAAAGGAGAGATTATAAAAATAGAGACGTGGAAAGATGGAAAAATTATAAAAACTGAAATAAAAAAATCCAGCGGCTAA
- a CDS encoding RDD family protein, which yields MKETEHKGILHKEIKKLADTNPEFHRISSMLLDHFLMCILTVPLGILFFVIAIQFEQNPTKFTGMILFSIPMFIYMNKDFLRGKSLAKRILGYQIVDFKTNQSASELQCFLRNLTLICWPLEVIVGFINPQRRIGDFIANTKVIVSNKEKLNSVWDDSKRIRLKINFIGILIVGGLYFYGLALLFLEIN from the coding sequence ATGAAAGAAACTGAACATAAAGGAATTTTACACAAAGAGATTAAGAAACTTGCAGATACAAATCCAGAATTTCATAGAATTTCTAGTATGCTATTAGATCATTTCTTAATGTGTATTTTAACTGTACCATTAGGAATTCTATTTTTTGTAATAGCCATTCAATTTGAACAAAATCCCACTAAATTTACTGGTATGATTTTATTTTCAATTCCAATGTTTATTTACATGAATAAAGATTTTCTAAGAGGAAAAAGTTTGGCTAAACGGATACTGGGATATCAAATTGTTGACTTTAAAACAAATCAATCAGCTAGCGAATTACAATGTTTTCTAAGAAATTTGACATTAATTTGCTGGCCATTAGAGGTAATTGTTGGATTCATAAATCCGCAAAGACGTATTGGTGATTTCATAGCGAATACAAAAGTTATTGTATCGAACAAAGAAAAATTAAACTCGGTTTGGGACGATTCAAAAAGAATAAGATTAAAAATAAATTTTATCGGAATTTTAATCGTTGGAGGATTATATTTCTACGGATTGGCCTTGCTTTTCCTTGAAATAAATTAA
- a CDS encoding SH3 domain-containing protein: MKKKIILLLTLFLTIIIYSQDKFIVTAENGLFLRQEPNSKGKKLGKLYFGAEVSIIKKTEYSQTITDGGQEIIGNWVKINFQNFPTFISNAEYGYVFDGYLKPKKESIEDVKNEISKYSEFDGLSLNTDINPFYLKGDFFGDKKIDIVILLKNSNGETKIGFINKAIKTKTHILGNENDPFKINDYSWIGIFKKVNVGETLWSNYEDDFVKFKNVPENKKVRLNYNALYIHASESCGGGFVYWKDGKFNWLQQE; the protein is encoded by the coding sequence ATGAAAAAAAAGATAATATTACTTTTAACTTTATTTTTGACGATAATAATTTATTCCCAAGATAAATTTATTGTAACTGCTGAAAATGGTTTGTTTTTAAGACAAGAACCTAATTCAAAAGGAAAGAAATTAGGAAAACTGTATTTTGGTGCAGAAGTTAGTATAATTAAAAAAACAGAATATAGTCAAACCATAACAGACGGCGGACAAGAAATAATAGGTAATTGGGTGAAAATAAATTTTCAAAACTTCCCTACTTTCATTTCTAATGCTGAATATGGATATGTATTTGACGGATATTTAAAACCAAAAAAAGAAAGTATAGAAGATGTTAAAAATGAAATTTCTAAATATTCAGAATTTGATGGTCTATCCTTAAATACAGATATTAATCCTTTTTATTTAAAAGGTGACTTTTTCGGAGACAAAAAAATTGATATTGTTATATTACTAAAAAACTCTAATGGAGAAACAAAAATTGGATTTATCAACAAAGCAATTAAAACTAAAACTCACATATTAGGAAATGAGAACGATCCCTTCAAGATTAATGATTATAGTTGGATTGGTATTTTTAAAAAAGTTAATGTAGGAGAAACTTTATGGTCAAATTACGAAGATGATTTTGTAAAGTTTAAAAATGTTCCTGAAAATAAAAAAGTTAGACTAAATTATAATGCTCTTTATATACACGCTTCTGAAAGTTGTGGTGGCGGATTTGTTTATTGGAAAGACGGAAAATTTAATTGGTTGCAACAAGAATGA
- a CDS encoding alkaline phosphatase yields the protein MNRRKFFKNGSLFALGASVLTPFDAAATTKDFDTYKKNKKAKNIIIVVSDGMSIGTLNMTDLYLSRKTGTGSNWLQLYRDNKVTRGLMDMASLSSIVTDSAAASSSWGGGFRINNGALNVSPTGENHLPIWQKFKKAGKMAGCVTTVPITHATPAGFCINSKTRKDQAGIAEKYLNLNFDIMMGGGNEYFSPDKRKDKVDMYQKFANKGYEVVKNRKQMLTADTKKPILGVFSDSGLPYTLDRNNNKELAKNVPTLAEMTQKAIDRMKDHPEGFVLQVEAGKVDWAAHGNDIGGLLYDQTAHDDAVKVAIDFADTNDETLVIITTDHGNSNPGTIYGSKANQNLDSVQNYKHTNEWILNGIGRESTINQIKERIEYANNFVVTDEEAITLLTHYANIKTEDGLYNPRHLPFKLMAEIQKQRNSIGWISQHHSSDYVEIAMYGPGSDLLKPFIKNTDLHYLMLEATEVENNF from the coding sequence ATGAATAGAAGAAAATTCTTCAAAAATGGTTCTCTTTTTGCCTTAGGAGCATCGGTATTAACTCCTTTTGATGCAGCTGCTACAACTAAAGATTTTGACACATATAAAAAGAACAAAAAAGCAAAAAACATCATTATAGTTGTAAGTGATGGTATGAGTATTGGAACTCTTAATATGACAGACTTATATTTGTCTAGAAAAACAGGAACAGGCTCTAATTGGCTTCAATTGTATAGAGACAATAAAGTTACACGAGGTCTTATGGATATGGCTTCTCTAAGCTCTATTGTAACCGATTCTGCTGCTGCAAGTTCTTCATGGGGAGGAGGATTTAGAATCAACAATGGAGCACTTAATGTTAGTCCAACTGGAGAAAACCATTTGCCTATTTGGCAAAAATTTAAAAAAGCTGGTAAAATGGCTGGTTGTGTTACTACGGTACCCATTACACATGCTACTCCTGCAGGATTTTGTATAAATAGTAAAACTCGTAAAGACCAAGCAGGAATTGCAGAAAAGTATCTAAACTTAAACTTTGATATTATGATGGGAGGCGGAAATGAGTATTTTTCCCCTGATAAACGAAAAGATAAGGTTGATATGTATCAAAAGTTTGCCAATAAAGGCTATGAGGTTGTTAAGAATAGAAAGCAGATGTTAACAGCAGATACTAAAAAACCAATTTTGGGTGTGTTTTCTGATAGTGGTTTGCCTTATACTTTAGATAGAAATAACAACAAAGAGTTAGCTAAGAATGTTCCCACACTTGCAGAAATGACTCAGAAAGCTATTGATCGTATGAAAGATCATCCTGAAGGCTTTGTATTGCAAGTAGAAGCAGGAAAAGTAGATTGGGCTGCTCATGGAAATGATATTGGAGGTTTACTTTATGACCAAACTGCTCATGACGATGCTGTAAAAGTAGCGATTGATTTTGCTGATACCAATGATGAAACTTTAGTGATTATTACTACAGACCATGGAAACTCTAATCCTGGAACAATTTATGGTAGCAAAGCTAATCAGAACTTGGATAGCGTTCAAAACTACAAACATACAAACGAATGGATTTTAAATGGTATTGGAAGAGAATCCACTATCAATCAGATCAAGGAACGTATTGAATATGCTAATAATTTTGTAGTTACAGATGAAGAAGCTATAACGCTTCTAACACATTACGCCAATATAAAAACTGAAGATGGTTTGTATAATCCTCGTCATTTACCTTTTAAGTTAATGGCTGAAATTCAAAAACAACGTAACTCAATAGGTTGGATTAGTCAGCACCACTCTTCAGATTATGTAGAAATTGCTATGTATGGTCCAGGTAGTGATTTATTAAAACCTTTTATTAAAAATACAGATTTACATTATTTAATGTTAGAAGCTACTGAAGTAGAAAATAACTTTTAA